gggaaagaaaatctttctttcttgtcgctttgcggctctctcacacagggaaaaatcaagggcggggaaaaaaccagagcataatacgattcttaattcagggcgtaaaattaactttttttcccggtagccatttggctcctaaatattttaaattggtggccatgacacacacacaaaaccatttttaccctgtcactgtactagatagattaaattgctcATGAGTCATAGTGATACAGtcataaaaacatcaaaaatagCCCGGGCTCCAGTTCATGGAACAAACTCActaacttaaaaatatttatccacgTTCAATACCTTGCTATTACAATGTTGAAAATAGATATTACGTAACAACTAAGTCAACAATCATTTCTCCAACAAATGGAGGTAAtattcgcacgagctacaagGAGGACACTAGAATGAGTCATATACAAcctgaaaggttacctaaatccaagatggcgtctagtgacgatagatttacgttcgaaatcgtgcatgttctgcgttttggaaacgagcttaacaaggaactttgctgcagatttatcttgatttatctttaaaaaattcaacaataactagatctctaggtaaggtgtgattagaaattgtagtcgccaaattggcgactaattttcaggatttggtcgccaaagtgaaaaatttagtcgcattggcgcctgtattaggcgcaattttacgccctgttaaattactggtattgactagactatatttggttaaaaagagctaagcgtaccccaagtgcccaatgacaaggtagaagaattagtatgaaaaccaagtcataatccagtatattgatctgaaaaagaagacatgtttgaaaaattatattaattttacgctgacaatatttattttccattttggtttcagactgagatgccttgtttgcaaagacatatgaataaacagttacttcaaaaatgcttctattttaataaaatgccaaacaacttaatttgcttccttttttcttcttgtaatttttattcaaaaatatcatttttgccaccatttcatggttaataatacatttaatccaaccattaatttattttagttttatgctccacccatgggtcactcctttaacccctttctgcaccaacccctctaataccccccttggaccaacataTGAGTTTcgactttacagattttcacctaAGTCAAATTAACacatttcaccttgttgggtacacggtaattttgtatttgggtacatctttccaaaaaaaaaaaatcaattccgGTAGCTttacagggcaactttaccaacttaacacaacagaaattcagctcatgtcaactcgattcaaactttcttagatagctacaaatataaaaataacgcgaaaaacactctaaattgaaagtgattgtaaggttaaagctgtgaatatacttaccagttgaagactgccttctggtgtggattcttctcgtgccctctcctctttggtctcagagctgtcacctggtttcagtcgatgttggATAAggtttcctagcgtgttgacaatagacaacatcgaccgagaccagaaacgcaaaaaggtttctcagaacagccgtaagccgtgtattccgtaataaaatactgctaaaatccattacgtattgaacagctttttagtaatataaactggaaaggtctatatattgaccgttttatggctgaaacaatcctcgcgtcgatggatcagaagcgagcgagcgagcggaaacgaaggttgctttccattatgctaaaccgaccggtcagaggtAAGTGGGACTatccaaggaaaatggaacgacattttccgattaaaccgcgccaacgaataggaatagctcttgccactttttatcatttccgaattccctaattagggcaaagaaccggtttgtcaaaaatggaatggcgaatttcgatcggaatattccaaccgaaataagtggaccacctccataggtgatcccgaatattccggtcgtaAGAAATCGAAACGGACCTctccatttgaattccgaccgaaatttccggaatctttggcataatggaatgcacccgaagtgatcatctttcaagactccgctgacatatccatggctcaccaggtttaggtcgatgttatctagtgctttcctgtGTGCTCTGGCCAGCAGaggggcattttgtctgcgcatgttcCGTGTGAGATGATTTAATGAAAGTAGCCGCTGATACGCGCCTGCAAAGCGCGCGTACGCGTCTGTTTCCCGCCTCTTTTCGATTCAACTGAAGGCActaaaaaggtaaacaaagaaatggcgttGTTAATTCTCTTGCCTTCCAAGTTGTTTTCGATCTTCTCTCTTTCTGTTTCTTGTGTGAAACAGTTATAAAATCGAAAGATGGTTGCATGTTGTGGTAAGAAATCGCAAAATATTCCGTTTCGAAGTTCAGCCTCATATTTTAACGATTTGGAGGCTTGTTTGGGCTTTAACCCAATTGATGTGAACGCTGCAGACATCTGTGAAGGGTGTCGAAGGGCTGTCCAAGAATACGGAAGCACCGGTAAGATCTTTCATCACGTTAGTGTTGCCTGCCAGTTTTTATTTCCTCGAAAGCATTTTACTACCTTACGCCTAACTTAAGCTAAACATGAGTTGAAACTTGTTGCCAAGTATCAACAAGCTGCATTACATTAAAAGAGTGTTTATCCTACAGGAAAATAAtactgcattcctttcctttttaacACAGGTTAACTGTAACGCTTGCGGCGACTTGAAAACGAGTGAAAACTTCAATGTGTCGCGTGCTTGCAAATTGTCGGGACTATTTTACGGGTCATCTGCGAAGTAACAAGAATCATGGAAAACCAAGTGGAGGGTTAACGGCGATTTAATGTAACAAATAGTAACgattgtaaactgaaataatacaacgaatttgttttacttgaaaTGCCCACAACGTATGATCAAGGGGGCGTGTAACAATGTACGTGTCTGGCTCGATAACGCGACAAAATATCAACGAGCAACGCAAATTGacattaacaaattattacaagctACGTTAAAACTACTCGAGATTGTATAAGAAAGCAAAGATGAACATTTGCGGCCGATTAACAGTCCAGTACAACGTAGTCTTAAAATGGGGGCGTTAACTAAATAAGTCTCAAGTTTACCTTTGGAATATAAGGCAACTAAAACACGTTATGTACGATTCTGTCCATAAACCTGCTTTCgcccaaaataaaacaagctaaATCGAAACAAGCTAAATAAAACTACAACAATCACTTACATATCGGTCCCGCTTGTGCCAAGGTTAAGAAAGGGCGAAGGGCAAAGCACTACTACTCAAGGCGAAGTCTTACGAAACTCTGACAAAAAGGGGTAGATAAGCTTTTATATGCGCGAAGTGACGCTAAAAGATCCGATTACAAAACCAATTGAAAAACTAGAAGAAACATACGTAAACATCGACCTTTACACGCAATCAAACTAATCAATGATTGATCTAATAAAAAAAGACTTAATGGCTAGTATCCTCAACATGGCTCCCCTGAAATATTCATATTTCACTAATTAATCTATTTACTTATTTCCTAATTAATCTACTAATGTTCAATCAAGTTCTCTCACACAGTTCAGTTCAATATTTGGTAAGGCTCCTTGGCTGGGAATTACCCCGGATCTCACTCATCCTTTGACGCTGATATAAGCAACACTAACTTTTGGACTGGTCTCTCCAGATAGCACACAGTTCCAATCCTCTTGCCTTTGTTGTCCAAGCATCTATCCGCAAGAGATACTTGAACCTTGTGTACTTAGCCGTCCGAGCTAGGGTAAACAGCTGACACTCTTGCAAGCTGCCAGACGTTCCGAGGGAGATTCTCATCTTTGATCATTATGATGTCATCGACAGCCAAGTTTCTCCCAGGGCGTGTCCACTTCTGCCGCTGTTGAAGATTAAGGAGGAAAATTCTTTTCTCCAGCGAGTCCAGAACTCGTTTGCTAAATGTGTAACTCGTCTCCAACGCTTCCTACAATACACATCTGCTGGCTGGAAAGTACCCGGTGGAGCGAGAATGACCTTTGTCTTCATCGTCAGGAGATGGTTTGGAGTAAGTAGACTCAGCGAATCTGGATCAGCAAGTTGACTTACAGTCAAAGGGCGACTGTTGACTATCGCTTCGGCTTCGCACATAAGAGTCCTAAGAGACTCGGCGTCTAACTGCTTTCCGTTCTTTTGTAATAGAGATGAGAGGACGTTTCGCGCTGATCTTATTTGACGTTCCCAAACGCCTCCCATGTGGCTCGCCGCTGGAACATTCATCTTGAACGAGATGCAATCACACTGCTCTTCTTATAGCTTGGTTCTGATCTTCTCTTGGTCCATTTCGGCTAAGACTTGGGCAAGTTCTGTACGAGCTCCCACGAAGTTTGCCCCCTGGTCACTTCTGAGCTGGCGGAAAGGGCCTCGACGACAAATAAACCTTCTCAAGGCATTAATGAAGGCGTCAGTCTTGAGGGAGTTGGCAGTTTCAATGTGCACAGCTCTCGAAGCCATGCAGGTGAAAAGCACACCATAACGCTTCAGTTCCTTCCTTCCGTCTTTGATAATGAAGGGCCCAAAATAATTTACGGCGCAGTATGTAAAAGATGGAGTTGGCTCGAGGCTATCTTCGGGTAAGTCCGACATCCTTTGCTCTTGTACTGCGCCACGCAGTCTCTGGCACTTGACACAGGATGAAATGATGTTGGCAACTACTGATGGACCGCTGACCACCCAAAAACCATTTGATCCTACTTCGTTCAAGGTCATTCCT
This window of the Acropora muricata isolate sample 2 chromosome 14, ASM3666990v1, whole genome shotgun sequence genome carries:
- the LOC136898116 gene encoding uncharacterized protein, whose translation is MTLNEVGSNGFWVVSGPSVVANIISSCVKCQRLRGAVQEQRMSDLPEDSLEPTPSFTYCAVNYFGPFIIKDGRKELKRYGVLFTCMASRAVHIETANSLKTDAFINALRRFICRRGPFRQLRSDQGANFVGARTELAQVLAEMDQEKIRTKL